The Fragaria vesca subsp. vesca linkage group LG2, FraVesHawaii_1.0, whole genome shotgun sequence genome includes a window with the following:
- the LOC101299642 gene encoding uncharacterized protein LOC101299642, which produces MRISADKVEDKCMKDDGSVLAAAVSSNKRTDITNEKENSNSIASIPKPPMNYSKKGDLPSDSKNQSGPRGKGHLNSSHIKPYTMKREENVKNASGTSMLAQENQAIKWEKLDVGRSRQIYVQEPAAPFVSMAEMMNRFQSSTRDLSLPHANGSLSHMKPKLTLTRPKEPEFETSQRVRSVRVKSTAELEEEMMAKIPKFKARPILEAPSLPAMSRSTPQPPAFQLLSRTKKSVGGGSRMQSRRNVRRQAVRNNNGQDGHDPEEKALKSVIVEAPNFDGQLNAKVCLDWISDMDHYFDWYELSETRRVRFAKMKLVGKAREWWSGVERRAARAGDEPIIHWEEMKERLKEKYVPLAYKERLLNQWQSLRQGNMTAAEYIDKFEEFMIVLELERYLQTPTTVHSRFDQKNPEFRPSSSGTAPSPFANSSSTANSFVKADTGKGVQSGVRGGGSVKCYKCLGHGHYAGQCPTKEKHRSLFAASTGKEA; this is translated from the exons ATGAGA ATTTCTGCTGATAAAGTAGAGGACAAATGCATGAAAGATGATGGAAG TGTTCTGGCTGCTGCAGTATCTTCCAATAAGAGAACTGATATAACTAATGAGAAGGAGAATAGTAATTCCATAGCTAGTATTCCAAAGCCACCCATGAATTATTCCAAGAAGGGAGATCTTCCAAGTGATTCCAAAAACCAATCAGGGCCAAGGGGAAAAGGTCACTTGAACTCTTCACATATTAAACCGTATACTATGAAAAG AGAAGAGAACGTGAAAAATGCAAGTGGCACATCCATGTTAGCTCAGGAGAATCAGGCAATTAAGTGGGAGAAGTTGGATGTTGGAAGATCTAGACAG ATTTATGTTCAGGAACCTGCAGCACCATTTGTTTCAATGGCAGAAATGATGAACAGGTTCCAATCAAGTACCAGAGACTTGTCGCTGCCGCATGCTAATGGTTCTCTTTCACAC ATGAAGCCTAAACTCACCTTAACAAGACCAAAGGAGCCAGAATTTGAGACATCACAGCGTGTGCGCTCAGTTAGAGTGAAGAGTACTGCTGAGCTGGAAGAAGAGATGATGGCCAAAATTCCCAAGTTTAAGGCTCGTCCA ATTCTTGAAGCACCATCATTACCTGCAATGTCAAGAAGTACCCCACAGCCACCTGCATTTCAG CTTCTATCCAGAACGAAGAAGAGTGTTGGTGGAGGATCAAGGATGCAGTCTAGGAGGAATGTTCGCAGGCAGGCTGTTCGAAACAACAATGGGCAAGATGGACATGATCCTGAGGAAAAAGCATTGAAGTCTGTCATAGTTGAAGCTCCAAACTTTGATGGCCAGCTGAATGCGAAGGTGTGTCTGGATTGGATATCAGACATGGACCACTATTTTGACTGGTACGAGTTGTCTGAAACTCGAAGGGTGCGGTTTGCAAAGATGAAGTTGGTGGGCAAAGCTAGAGAATGGTGGAGTGGTGTGGAAAGGCGAGCTGCAAGAGCCGGTGATGAACCTATCATTCATTGGGAGGAGATGAAAGAAAGGCTGAAGGAGAAGTACGTTCCTTTGGCTTACAAAGAGCGCTTGCTGAATCAGTGGCAATCTCTTCGTCAAGGGAACATGACAGCTGCTGAGTATATTGATAAGTTTGAAGAATTTATG ATAGTGCTGGAATTGGAGCGCTACTTGCAGACTCCTACAACTGTGCATAGCCGATTTGACCAGAAAAATCCTGAATTTCGTCCCAGCTCATCGGGAACAGCACCATCTCCATTTGCCAATAGCTCCAGTACTGCCAATTCATTTGTGAAAGCTGATACAGGAAAGGGAGTGCAATCTGGTGTTCGAGGAGGGGGATCTGTAAAGTGCTACAAGTGTCTAGGCCATGGTCACTATGCTGGCCAATGCCCAACCAAAGAGAAACATCGTAGTCTGTTTGCAGCAAGCACAGGAAAAGAGGCTTGA